The following nucleotide sequence is from Ochotona princeps isolate mOchPri1 chromosome 24, mOchPri1.hap1, whole genome shotgun sequence.
GTCCCCAGTCTTCCCCTTGATCTATGACCGTGACCCTGCACAGCAAACACCTGTGTGTTTCTATGCCTTCCTGTTCCCCAGGAGCTGGCCATGCCCGGGGAAGACCTGAAGCTCAGCTTGATCTTACGGCAGCCAATGATCTTAGAGAAAGGCCAGCGCTTCACCCTGCGAGATGGCAACCGGACCATCGGCACGGGCCTGGTCACAGACACACCGGCCATGACCGAGGAGGACAAGAACCTCAAGTGGAGTTGAGTCTGTGGACTGCGCAGGTGCTCGTGTTGAGGGCTGCCCTGGCCAGTGTCCCCTTCTGCTTCTGGtgccccatgtgggcacaggctgTGACCCAGCTGAGCACAGCCATGGACACTTACCCAGAGGGCGGGCCTGCCAGTTGAGGTGGGCCAATAAACTGTTCTGTGAATAGTAAGCTGGCCTGTGTCTGTCCTATGGAGGTTGAGGGAGAGTGCCAAAGGGAGCCGAGTCCCTGGGCAGGGGCAGTGCCATTGCACCTGAATTCTTGCCAAGCATTGAGACCATCTCCTGGGCAGCTCCTTatgcagtgagctaagctgccaatTGCAGCACTGGGGCATCCCATACCAGGGCACTAGTTctcatcctggctcctccacttccaaaaaCCAGTGGACAGCGGCCTGATTACTTGAGTTGGCTTTAgcccatcccagccctggctagggagtgaatcagtagatggaagatcttcatgttACTCTCAGATCCTTAATAAAGCCATGATCACTGCTCTGATAACTTGAGATGGCCTGGCAACATGCCACAGTGGAGGAAATGATTGAGTTCATCAAGGAACCAGTTGGGTCTCCACTCAGGTGCCAAGCCATCTCGTGTATAGCTGACTAGGTTAGCTCCCCACTGAGCTGTGATGTGGGGGCTGGGCTGTGTTCACTGCCTGCCCCTGAAGCACCCAGCACATATGCAGTCAGTACTCACTGAATACTGCAAGTCACATCATTCTTTATGCTCCAGATGGGTCACTACTGCTGTCACCAGTTCTAAGAACAGGTGTCGGAGGCTGAAGAATGGGCCGTCCAATATTggttacacacatacatacgtacaagGAATACAGTTTTGTCTTTACAAGGTGGATACTGATgccacacagcacagccaggTGGTGGGTGAGCATCAGTCCTAGCTATACTGGGCAATTCCTGACCAGAGTAAAGCTTCCTCTACAACTTTCTCTGGGTTGGTGTTGTAGCAGAAGCAGGAAAAGCTGCAGCCTGCCTTCaggggttcatgtcctggcaaccGCAGCTGGGCAGGGAGCTAACTAGTGATGGGGAGATTTCGCAACACTTTAGACAGATCTCCTGGTCTGCGCTGATAGTAAAGGTAGATAGCAAATCTACAGGCTCCCCCGACACTGAGAGGAGCACTCAGCCAGTCGCAGTCAACTCACAGCTAGCACTTCGAGGCTGCCTGCAGGCTTCTTCTGGCCGTTTCCCAGCCCAAAACATTGCCATCCCTGCCTACAGCATCCATTCTggctccacacacccttcccctcccccacactggcAGTGTCTGCCTGACTGCCCACTTTGGTGCCATACAGACATCGGTGCCATTCTCCCAAACTGTTAAGTCCCCATTTAGAAGTGTTTCCTGGCTTCTTAATTCTCTGCTCTCTCCCATGATCACCCTAAGCTGTGCATCAAGACCAGCCTTCAGTGCTGAGGCAGATACCGCTCAACTCCCAAGTTGGGTCCTGCAGTAAGGGCGCCCCTTGAGGCAACAGGACCCCTTGTCATAACACTCCGTCAGGAGACCCCCCTACCCTTTCGCATTAAGACGAACTGACCTGTTTTTACAGGAAAGATGATGAGATAAATAGCATATACTGAGACACAACTGTAACCTCTCTATAGGAAGTCACAGGCAGGTTCAgttagtttaaaattttattttttaatttttttttaatatttttatgtaataaaaagtaaaagtcCTTGTCCAACCATCCTTGTGGGGcatctgtctgtatgtctctcacgcAGATCACTCAAGTTAATGGGGAAGAAAGAACTGGGGGCCCAAGTCTGAGGttataaataatagaaaataaaagatcttccgtctccaGCGGGGGACTAGATGAGAGGATGGGAGGGCAAGGTAGGGTGGGgatgggcagggcagagcagagcaggaaccccccaccccagccctgttcAGGCCCCTCCCAGTCAAGGTGCTTGGCAGGAATTCCCCAGCTCCCCCAGGGGACAGGGGGCTGGGGGGGCTGGGACTGGTCCgagctgtggggagggggagggggaaagagacaTAGATCACTCTTCCCTCCACTCATGGAGGTCTCAGGTCGCGGCCAGGACAATCTTCAGTTCCCCGGGGGGtggaaggggagctgctgggagggATGAGATTGAACTGGTTggaggggaaagagaagagagcagGAGCATTAGAACCCAAGCAGCTGTCCCTTCATCCAATGCGTCCGGTGGGGGTGTGCGGGGTGTTTGGGCAGGAGCGGCCTCCTCAAGGTGTCTCATGGGCTGTCAGCAGCACAGGTCAATCGCTGTTGCCCAGTAAGCCAGAGCCCTCGCTCAGCCCCCCGCACCCGAGGCTGGCCCTGTCTGCTGCGCTGACCTTACCTCGCTAAGTCAGGAGACAGTCGGGGTCACTGagagctggggaggcagtggggaggggggctGCTGGATCACAACTGAGCGAGGACGGAGGGAAGCaaaggacagagccaggagcaagcCCCTGGCGGCGGCGACTGTGGCTTCTGCCCACCCTACATACTTCACAGACAGGTGCAGGTCGGCGGGCGCCCTGTGGGACAGCCCTGCCTCCAAGACCCCTCACTCCCCACCCAGAACCCGTGCATCCTGCCCCACCTGCAGCCCCTCAGCTCTTCCATGCCAAATTCCCCCAGCTAACGAGAACTCACGAATCCTGTCATCGGCTCCTCCTGGAAATCCAGGCGCCTGGCCAGGCTGCTCACCTTGGGGGTGTCCGATGTAGGGGTAGGGTGAGGGTGTGGAAGCTGAGAGTGCAGGCACCCCACTCTGGGGCACTGCGCCTTGGGGGGGCCCCCCATGGCTCTGGGGTGGGTGCAGCAGCATCACCTGGGGCGGGTGGGGAGCCCCAGGGTGAGGGGGCGGGGCTGCTGTGATTCCAGTTTGGACATGGGCCTGTGGGGAACAAAAAGGAGTTGCGAGTACCACAGCAGCAGGGGGTGCGGACAGGCTCTCAGGAACCCAGTGCCGGGGGCACTGCTGCTGCCAGGGTGGCACCAGGGACCGAGGACAAGTGGGTGTCCTCAGGACTCCAAGCAGGGTTCCCCTGTGGACTCTTACCTGGGTAACATGGGCCATGTTGGTGAAGCCGTGGGGCAGCTGCTGGTGGGGATGGATGGCGTACACAGCGGCTGGCTGGGGGAAGCTGCTCTGAGGGGACTGGGCAGACGGGCCCGGGGGCAGAGAGGGTGGCGTGCCTGTCAGGGCCCCTGGGTGGTACAGGTTCTGCTGAGGCTGTCCACTGCCCAGGTGTGGGGCCTGCCCCGCCTGATGCTGCTGGGGAAAGGAAGGGTAAGTGCCAACCACATCTCAGAACTCAGGTCAGCTGTCCTCAGTGGGACAGACAATAACCCCTCCTCTAGCCCTCCTCCTCATCACCCACTCTTGCCCCAGCCAGGAGACTCCCCATGGCAGGCACCTGAACAGGACTGGGGGCCGCATGCTGTGACTGCGGCTGGCTCCCGGTAGGCGTGGTTGCCGGCTGTGGTTGGTGGGCGTGGAGCTGCGTGGCATGGTGCGGGTAGGACTGGTGAACAGTGGCTGGAGCGGGAAGAAGGGCAAATCCATCCTGAGCCCGCTAGAAGGGGCCGAAGGACATGGTCCAGAGCAGGGGAGCAGGCACAGCAGAACTCACCATAAAGGGCTTGGGGGGTGGGCTGCTCTGCAGAAGGGTACTGAGGGGTAGAGGATGACACAATGGCCTGGGGATGGCTACCCGACGTCAGCATGCGTGGATTGCTTTGAAGCATGGGGGCAAACACGGGCTAGGGGAATAAAGAAGGGGTCAGCCAAGCAGGCTGGGGAGGCATGTCTTCCTAACTGGGCCATGTGGGCATAACACTGTCTGGGGTCGGGCCACGTGACCTTATTTACTGAACGCTCATACTACACCCCAACAAGCAGATTCCACCCAAGCTAAACTGCACAGAAAAGCCAAGGCTCAGGTGCCCAGCGCTTCAACCTGGGCCCCACAGAGCCAAGAGGTCAGCCCAAATCCACCAGTACAATTCCCTTCCCAGCCAGCACTCCAACACTGCGCGCCTCCCTGCCAAGCTCTGAagtcctgggggtggggatggagcttcctctgggcctgcaGTCACCTGTGAGGGATAGTGAGCCATGGGTTGCATCATAGCAGGCTGGCCTGGGAACTGCTGGGGGTTGTAGGGGATGTAGGAAGAATACGGTGTGGCAGCCACCAGAGGtgggcctgcagcagcagcagcctgcatCATGGGAGGGGCTGAGGCTGGCTGGTGTTGGTCCGAGCGCTGTGGGGGCAGAGAGCCTGGAGGGGAACAATAAATGTGCACAGCTCAAGCTCCACCTGCCAGGGGGCACAATGCAGCACCCCAATGACCTTTGCAGCCCTGGCTCACCTTTGGCTCCCCGGTACTTGCCCTGCTGTCCAGGCACTGAATTAGACACAGGATATGGATACATCTGGGGTGCCTAAGGATGCAAGGAGAGGCGGACCAATGACACGCATGCAAAAGCCCAACAGGCCTGACCTGGTCCATCAGCCAGGTCAGCCAAACCCTCCACCTCCGCCCCAAGGTGCCATCGTCTCCTGCCTGCACAGCTGGTCCCATGTGAATCTGAGGTATGTAGGAGATGTACTGGGGGCTGTAGAGCCCACTCTGGCCTGCTGTCAGCACCGGGATGGAGGGAGTTGAGTGAGTTCGGGGCCCCGGAGAAGTCGGGGTACTGGTGGATTTGTTCTGTAGGAGACAAGGGAGAAAGTTTTAtttctgccccacccccaactACACAGATAGTACTCGCAAGACTGCTCTGAGCCAAACACAGCCAGTACTTTTTCCTGGTTAAGTGTCACATCAAACCCTGACATAAGTCTTAAACTACAGGTGAGAAAGAAGAAGCAGAGGTCCAGTGGCTTATCCAGCACCACATGCTTCTTAAACAGCACGTTTCCTTGCCCATGCACGGCCCCGGGGGCCAGGAGTTCTCCACAGTacctcccaccccccacacagAAAACCAACTCTCCCCCTCTCACCACAGATAGCAGAGGTTTTGTAGGATTGAACTCCTTGGCATTGGGGTTCAACGTTGATTTCTTTACTTGTCTATGAGAGAGCAAGGTAAATCTTGTGGCTTGTCCCCTTATCACCCAACACCCGTGTCCCCAGGGCTGCTCCCACTTACTCGGCAACGGGGCCCTCATCCTTGTCGTCTCCCTTCAGGAGGCCCACAGGGGGGCTGCCAGTTTGGCTTGGGCAGGACGGCTGGGGCTGCTCCGGCCCCTCAGTGCCCCCTGCCGCTGCCAGGGATGCTTTATCCTCTTTATCCAACGCAGCCTCCGTCTTGGAGGAGACCGGAGAACCCAGGGGCTCGGAGGCCAACAGACCGTCtacttccttctccttccctttgGCCTCCTCCTTTAAGATCCGAGGGGGAAAGGCATCCAGGCTGGTATCAGGGGAGCTGCTGGACTGAAGCTGGAAGGAGATGAGCATGTGCAACGATGTCAGGACTCCAGAGCTGTCTGGCACCCCCGCTCAAGGCTCAGCAACTCTACCTCACCTACTTGTTTCAAAGaagttatattcatttatttgaaggagaaaaaaacagattAGAGAGATctcaatcttccacctgttggttcaccaCACAAAAGCCTGCAAAgggcagggctggtccaggttgaagctaggagcccaaactcaatccaggtctcccaggtggctggcagggaccccaacacctaagccatcacctgcaacctCCCAGtgtgcgttagcagaaagctggagtgaaAGCGCAGGAACCAAGACGAACCAGCACTCCCTcaacttaactgctgcaccaagcaTCCACGCCCTAGTACTCATGTACACACCCCCCCATAATCTGCTAACAAGCCcagttttctccttttctcaCCTTAAACTGGGCCCCAAACTTCCTCAGTTCTTCCAGTTGAAACCGCTTTTGTTCATTCTGAAGTCCAGGGACtatgagaaaacagcaaagaagGTAAAACAAGAAATAGTTGACAGCAGTTCTTGAGAATCCCAAGAAAGCAAACAGCAAGCAGCACTGCCTGCTTCTGAATCCCAAACATCTTCCCAACCGAACTGCACTTCCAAAGCAAAGAGGCATTGGGCTCTGACAGCAGACACACCCACCTTTCCCAGTTATTCGGGCCAGTTCCTGGGGCTCCAGAGCTCTGCCAGGTTCCTTGGTTGGCAGTTCTTTGACTGAGTAAGGAGAGAGAAGCTGGGTCATGTCTGCAATTACACTACGCATGCTTGCAGCTCCCTAGCTCCCGGCCCTTACCATCGGTAGGAGCCAGGGAGATCTTTGGAGAAGCTGGGGAGACGGAGCCCACTGTAGGATCTGTGACTGATGACGTCACAGGGATGGAGGCTGAAGAGGCTGCCACTGCTGAACCGATGGGCGGCTCCGGACAGGACGCAGAGATGGGGGCAGGTGCAGCAGACTTGGGAGAACGTGGCGGGTACATCCGGCCCACTGGAAGAAAAGGGGGAGCTGCACAATGGTTACTGCTGGTCAGTAACCAGTGAACAATGAGTACAGGGTTGCTGTTGGGGCAtaggttaagcctcagcctgtagtgccagcattgcaTTTGAGCACCAATTTGGGTCctgtatgctccacttcccatccagctccttgctaatgctcctgggaaagcaccagaggatggcccaggtacttgggccctgtgcccatgtgggagacaagcagCTCCAAGCTGTCAGCTCAGGGACAGCCCAGCTTTAGCCAtttgtctctgtaaattctgagtttcaaaacaaaacaaaaatgaagtagggctggtgccatggcacatTAGGTTAAGCTTcaacttgtggtgccagcatcccatacaggcaccagtttgagtcctgttatggtccacttccagtctagctctctgcacccatgcaggagacccagaagctgctcctggcttcaaatagttcagctctggatgttgtagccatttgggggactgaaccagcagatggaagaccttctttcaGAAAAAGCCATCAGTCTAAGATTACCATTAACACTGTGTGAATTCACCCAATTACTACTCCCAAGGCAGTAACCCAAGCGAAGGGCCTTTGGACTCCGTGAACCACTGCAACGTTTCAGACATCAGTGGCTACAGACTAACCAACTAGAGACCCAGAGTAAAGCAAGCTTGGTGTTGGCAGAACTTCTGATCTTTTAACCTCCGACCTCTCTTGTTTTAAAATGCTGTCAACTAGGGCCGATgccatggcatagtggctaaagctgCCGCGTACACTACTGGCACCCCCACGACCGCCAGCTAGAGGCCCAAGTGCTTCtgtgcctgcacccacgtgggagactcagaggaaagtcctgtttttgtcctggctcaatcctggctgtGGTAGCCAACCAGGAGGTGGAAGGTCTTTCAAACAACTAAAATGTTGGCAACAACTTCAAATCTAAACAAGACATCTGTCAGTCAGATACATCATAACTTGCTACACTAGGATTTCAGCCCTGAGAACACTGAGCAATTATAGTCCAAAAAAGGACAAGCTCCAGGCCTTTAAACCCTACGCCAGGAAGCCAGGCGTCTCCTGGGCAGCACAACAGACACACTTGCACTGTGCAGGCTTACCTgtagggggagagggaagggacgCCTCTCCAGAAGGCCTGCTGCTGGGTGAAGACAAAGTCTTGGCGCCTCTCAGAGGCCTCTGGGCCTTAGGGGACATGCGGGAAGGGCctgtatacatatttttaaatgaaaaaattcagTAAGAAGCAGAGCCCCAGCTAATGCATTACCAACAATGCACCCCCAAAATCTTATTCATTACCATCCCTGCCCTCACCAGTTGGCTCCCTAACTTACCTCCATTGATACCACGTGCCTCAGCACCTGGGCCAGGGCTGCTACTGTCAAGATGGTGAGGGCCACGAGGTGGCAAGGAGCTAAGGCCAGGCCGGCCACCCCGAGAACTGCTACAGCGAACTCCTCCCCGGGGACCTTCCCGAACGCGTTGAGGCAGAGGGATATACTTCCCCTCCCTGGGGAAAGAGCTCAAGTAAGGCTGGACAGCCACAACAAGGATTCTGGAAACGCAAAGCCTGTCTTCTCAAGGTCTCCTTGTTCTCGCCAAATGCCTGGCTCTAGCTTCCTTCACTGTCCCTCCCACCTGAATGCCTATCTCAGCTAAAAGTTCTGTTGGCTTACAGCTTCTACCCTACCCCACCCTTGATCCAACCAAGCTGGCCAGTACAGCACAATGCTACCACTACTGACCACGAGAAAGGCTAAGGTGGTATTATATACTTCAAAGCACAACTTTGGTCAGACACACATCATTTACGGCCTGCTTTCAGTTTTCTAAGGAAAAAAGGTTTACCTACAACAAgaacaaatattcagaaaaatatgCTGTGATTCACAAAAGATTTGCCCCCCCTTAAATCTACAAGCTTCAAAAGCTCTGCTTATTTATATCAAGTCACAATGTTCTCTAGGTTTCAGCCCCCTAAATCTAGAACCTGGAAATATTGATGCTTTAACCTAGATCTCATAGACACAAGGCCCAAAGCGGACCCTTGGGGACGCCCAACAGCACCATGCCTGCCACCCGCAGTCACCTGGCTGCCAAGCTGGGACTCTCTCTCCCAGAGCCCTGCCGCTGCACAGCACTATGTTTCTCCTCCTCAGTGCGCCCATCGTCATTCTCCATGGCGATACGCAGGCGGTACTGGGGGCTCGCCTCAATCTCTCTTGCCAGCTGGGCCGCACGCAGCTCCCGCTGCCGGAACTCTTCAGAATTGTCCTTTTCCAAGGGTACCCTGACCAGCACCATCCCAATGCCAAGGACAAAAGTAGAGAAAGACTTTCATCAGTCCTGTAACCAACTGAGGCACTCCCTTTGCAAGTCAGCCAACATTTAAACCAATATCTAGTGGGTCCCAGGCAGAGCTCCAAGCAGGTCTCTAATCTATAGGCACCTGGATATttgaatattttgctttttatttatcaaCAGGCaagggacagagacacagaacATGCTCTGATCCACTGGTGAGCCCCCTGCAAATGCCTgacaagccagggctgggcaaaggTGGAAGCCAGGCCTTCTGAAgcatggcagaaacccaatggcctgagccatcaccactgcttcctggTGTCTATGTCGGAAGAAGTTGGAAGTGGGAACTGTGACCTAAACTCAGGTcctccgggcccggcggcgtggcctagcggctaaagttctcgccttgaaagccccggttctaatcccagcagctccacttcccatccagctccctgcttgtggcctgggaaagcagttgaggacggcccaatgctttgggaccctgcacccgtgtgggagacccagaagaggttccaggttcccggcttcggatcggcacgcatcggcccgttgtggctcacttggggagtgaatcatcggacggaagctcttcctctctgtctctcctcttctctgtatatctgagtttgtaataaaacaaataaatctaaaaaaaaaataataaaaaaataaactcaggTCCTCCAATGGGGGCAGGAGCATCTTAAACCACCAAGCAAGAGGCCCAGCCCAAATGCATGTACATAAAATCCTTCTAGACTGTTCCACCTAGAGACCTGCATGGGTTTGCAATTCCCACCTATggaacaaacattaaaaataagttgaaataaaaacaaataagtaaatacaagtTCTAGAGGCAAGGTATGGGTGGATGAACCCATGCGAGTGAGCTGGAATCAGAAAACCTTGAAGGGGGCAGTTTACAAAGTATaccaggaatgggggaagggcAACCTGGATCCCCAGAAAAGCATGAGCAGACTACGTCTGTCCCACCTAAAAGCTCGGCCTTCTGGGACTGACCCAGCACCCCACACCACGCCACCTGGAAAGCATCAAGACACTCACGTGTAAGAAGACAAACTACTATCGTAGGTAGTCTTCACACCGTAGTTCTCCTCATTGAACTTGAACATTTCATTGGGGTCCCACCCATTGGACTAGGGGAAGGGGGGGGAGGGAAAATGTTTAAAACCAACAATGACATGTCAAGCCCCTCTCACTAGGTTAAAGACTTTAAAATGTGAGCAAACCAAGAACGGGAAAGCAGAGGCGCCACTGGTGGGCGTTTGACCCACTAGAACCAGATATGTGCAGCACAAAGTGGCACTAACCAATAAAACTGACAAACCCTAAAGCCTAGCAAGTCTCATGGAGCTGTACTCTGGAGGCATCCTGGCCCATGTACATGGGGAATACATGTGCTACAAGTTCAATGAGGCACCCTTTTTAAGCAAAACAAAGGCAAGTAACACAGATCAGTTAAGGCCATAAGACAAATTCAATGAGGTGCTTACATACATGAGCACGCATGTACAGAAATAAAACAGTACACTAGAGCTAATAAGTTAGACCTAAGTGTCAACATGAAAACTCATACAGAAAGTCAAAGTAAAGCCTTGCACAAACATCAAAGCATAAACACATCTGAGAAATTTTTCAGTACATCCAAGGGGCCTCCAGTGGCAATCTGGTCTACAGTTAAGACTGCAAAGATGACTGGCAGGCAATAAATACCAGCAGCTGTTTGCTTATAAGGGTAAGAGAACAGGTTTTTATGCTCTACTGTCTTCTGTTCCTTTTCATTGGATACCCTTCTCCCCAAGAACGCTCTGGGCACGAGTGGGCCTGTCCACACCCTACGTCCTGACTGCCCGCTCTGGGGAAGGGCCTCATACCATGTCAGACTCGAGGTCGTAGTCATCGCTGTTGCTGTCGCCCCCTTCCCAGCGCTGCAGCACCTTCTCTTTGTGTTCCCCATTCACCTTCGAGTTCATGGCAATGGCGGAATCAGTGAACTTGTCTGGGGGGGAAGAGTTGAAATCAGGAGTCAGATGAAATCTCAAAGCTTTTCCTATACCTTTATTTCAGGAAcacaatgtaaaaacaaaaaccaaaccagaacaaaagaaaaacaaaatccaccaccaataaaaagcaagcaaaaaagctTGGTATTAATAGTTCGTGATgaataagaattaaaaattaaatagggGAAAAGGTGATGAACAAGCCAGAATCCACCTAATCATGTATTAGACATCAAGAAAATCCCAGCCATCTCCCCCAGATAAAAAGGTggtaaagaaggagaaaaaaaaaaatccagccaacatgtctccctgcacacccctcccctaCCCCATGGCCCCCACCAACCTTTAGTAGCGTAATTGAAGTCAACATTTCGGAAGTGGACGAGCATCACGTCACTCGGCTTGAACACCATCGTGTCCACAATATCCTCCCGCCGGGGACCACCTGCTGGCTCAGATACCTTCCGGTGCACAGCATCCACGGCTAGTTCAAACTACAGAAGTCCCATCCCCCGAAGTCAGGAATCCAGTGTCAAGAAACGTGAAGGCAGAAAGAGGACTACTTCCCAGCAACATTCTCCTGTGAACCCACTCCTCAGTGTCAACCAAAGCCTGAAACTTCAAGTCCTCGGCCAGGACTGTGAACACCACTGCCACCCAGTCCACAGTCTCAACTCCATTCTCCTCATCCTCTGTCCTCTAACTCCCCAACGCTGACCATCTGAGTACACTGACCTTGGAGCTCAGAGTCTTGAAGATACCCTCATAGGTGGTGCCATTTTTCACTTTGACATCACAAGTGGAGCCCTAGTGGGATAAAGAGCTAAAAAGCGTGCCCCAGAAAACAGACCCCTCACATTCCTCAAAGTACTCATGGCTAAGTCCCCACTTACCACAACAGCAGTAAGGAAATGCAGCATCCTCGAATTGTTATAAACACCTTCAAACACCTGTCAGGACGGAGACATCAAGGAGCAGCCAGTTGACAGCTTGCCTTCTAAACTGTCACATTCTATTGCTGCCCACTTAGCCCTCCCTGTGCCCATTTGACCATTTCTGCACCGAatctcccccaaactcccaagtATTTGTTTTTGAGGTCCCCTTTTTCTACTGGGAGGAAAAGGCACTCACAGGTGACTGTGGAGGCCCCTTCCCTGTGCTCTGGCCCCTGTAAGAGAAGGAAACAGGACACGTGTTACCGCAGTGCTGAATCCCCTATACACCAGCAACGACCGATACATGCTAGAACCACGTACTGGGAAGGTTCTGATTGAGGCTACCAGCCAGTCAATCAACAGAGCTTCCAAACTGATACTCAACACCTTCCTTCCCGATGCCAGTGAAGAGGACCCCGCTCAGCAGCAGCTGTCACTTCACTCTAAATTCCAATGCCACACGAGATTCCCACTTtctcggggggtggggggaagctgcAGGCTTCCAACAGGTCAACG
It contains:
- the ATXN2L gene encoding ataxin-2-like protein isoform X17 — protein: MLKPQPSQQTSQPQQPPPPAPQAVARRPPGGTSPPNGGLPGPLAAASTPPGPPAAASPCLGPAAAAGSGLRRGAEGILAPQPPQQQQHPERSGAGAIGSARGQSTGKGPPQSPVFEGVYNNSRMLHFLTAVVGSTCDVKVKNGTTYEGIFKTLSSKFELAVDAVHRKVSEPAGGPRREDIVDTMVFKPSDVMLVHFRNVDFNYATKDKFTDSAIAMNSKVNGEHKEKVLQRWEGGDSNSDDYDLESDMSNGWDPNEMFKFNEENYGVKTTYDSSLSSYTVPLEKDNSEEFRQRELRAAQLAREIEASPQYRLRIAMENDDGRTEEEKHSAVQRQGSGRESPSLAAREGKYIPLPQRVREGPRGGVRCSSSRGGRPGLSSLPPRGPHHLDSSSPGPGAEARGINGGPSRMSPKAQRPLRGAKTLSSPSSRPSGEASLPSPPTVGRMYPPRSPKSAAPAPISASCPEPPIGSAVAASSASIPVTSSVTDPTVGSVSPASPKISLAPTDVKELPTKEPGRALEPQELARITGKVPGLQNEQKRFQLEELRKFGAQFKLQSSSSPDTSLDAFPPRILKEEAKGKEKEVDGLLASEPLGSPVSSKTEAALDKEDKASLAAAGGTEGPEQPQPSCPSQTGSPPVGLLKGDDKDEGPVAEQVKKSTLNPNAKEFNPTKPLLSVNKSTSTPTSPGPRTHSTPSIPVLTAGQSGLYSPQYISYIPQIHMGPAVQAPQMYPYPVSNSVPGQQGKYRGAKGSLPPQRSDQHQPASAPPMMQAAAAAGPPLVAATPYSSYIPYNPQQFPGQPAMMQPMAHYPSQPVFAPMLQSNPRMLTSGSHPQAIVSSSTPQYPSAEQPTPQALYATVHQSYPHHATQLHAHQPQPATTPTGSQPQSQHAAPSPVQQHQAGQAPHLGSGQPQQNLYHPGALTGTPPSLPPGPSAQSPQSSFPQPAAVYAIHPHQQLPHGFTNMAHVTQAHVQTGITAAPPPHPGAPHPPQVMLLHPPQSHGGPPQGAVPQSGVPALSASTPSPYPYIGHPQVQSHPSQQLPFHPPGN
- the ATXN2L gene encoding ataxin-2-like protein isoform X16 — its product is MLKPQPSQQTSQPQQPPPPAPQAVARRPPGGTSPPNGGLPGPLAAASTPPGPPAAASPCLGPAAAAGSGLRRGAEGILAPQPPQQQQHPERSGAGAIGSARGQSTGKGPPQSPVFEGVYNNSRMLHFLTAVVGSTCDVKVKNGTTYEGIFKTLSSKFELAVDAVHRKVSEPAGGPRREDIVDTMVFKPSDVMLVHFRNVDFNYATKDKFTDSAIAMNSKVNGEHKEKVLQRWEGGDSNSDDYDLESDMSNGWDPNEMFKFNEENYGVKTTYDSSLSSYTVPLEKDNSEEFRQRELRAAQLAREIEASPQYRLRIAMENDDGRTEEEKHSAVQRQGSGRESPSLAAREGKYIPLPQRVREGPRGGVRCSSSRGGRPGLSSLPPRGPHHLDSSSPGPGAEARGINGGPSRMSPKAQRPLRGAKTLSSPSSRPSGEASLPSPPTAPPFLPVGRMYPPRSPKSAAPAPISASCPEPPIGSAVAASSASIPVTSSVTDPTVGSVSPASPKISLAPTDVKELPTKEPGRALEPQELARITGKVPGLQNEQKRFQLEELRKFGAQFKLQSSSSPDTSLDAFPPRILKEEAKGKEKEVDGLLASEPLGSPVSSKTEAALDKEDKASLAAAGGTEGPEQPQPSCPSQTGSPPVGLLKGDDKDEGPVAEQVKKSTLNPNAKEFNPTKPLLSVNKSTSTPTSPGPRTHSTPSIPVLTAGQSGLYSPQYISYIPQIHMGPAVQAPQMYPYPVSNSVPGQQGKYRGAKGSLPPQRSDQHQPASAPPMMQAAAAAGPPLVAATPYSSYIPYNPQQFPGQPAMMQPMAHYPSQPVFAPMLQSNPRMLTSGSHPQAIVSSSTPQYPSAEQPTPQALYATVHQSYPHHATQLHAHQPQPATTPTGSQPQSQHAAPSPVQHQAGQAPHLGSGQPQQNLYHPGALTGTPPSLPPGPSAQSPQSSFPQPAAVYAIHPHQQLPHGFTNMAHVTQAHVQTGITAAPPPHPGAPHPPQVMLLHPPQSHGGPPQGAVPQSGVPALSASTPSPYPYIGHPQVQSHPSQQLPFHPPGN